One Solanum pennellii chromosome 9, SPENNV200 DNA segment encodes these proteins:
- the LOC107031716 gene encoding cytochrome b561 and DOMON domain-containing protein At3g25290-like, protein MGLYESCCVIVLYFMFLLLNPQFSCSMSCTTQKFTNNKLYEHCNDLPHLNCYIHWTYNPRNSSLNLAFAATPTKPNGWISWGINPIGTGMIGTQSFIAFKNLNDTIVVKTFKLNSYKSIVPGELEYRVWNMKAMYSNEMMVIFASVELPKGMKELNQVWQVGSLVLNGTFPGIHDFQIENLNSKGKLDLMKGKNVNNALEDTMVKNRNIHGILNVVSWGILFPIGIMIARYLRTFVDPIWFYVHVTCQISSYIIGVSGWATGLKLGSQSKGIIYSSHRDFGIALFCLATLQVFAIFLRPKKEHKYRFYWNMYHHGVGYGVLVLGIINVFKGLEILQPESKWKLAYIIFLSIIGGIAFILEAITWIIVLKKKPRKSNKLHDGQNGRQQPLTS, encoded by the exons ATGGGATTATATGAATCATGTTGTGTTATAGTCCTATATTTTATGTTCTTACTTTTGAATCCTCAATTTTCATGTTCCATGTCATGTACAACACAAAAGTTCACCAACAACAAATTGTATGAACATTGCAATGACTTGCCACATTTGAATTGTTACATTCATTGGACTTACAATCCAAGAAATTCTTCTTTAAATTTAGCATTTGCAGCTACTCCTACTAAGCCTAATGGATGGATTTCATGGGGCATCAATCCAATTGGGACAGGAATGATAGGTACACAATCGTTTATCGCGTTTAAAAATCTCAACGATACTATAGTTGTGAAAACCTTCAAGTTGAACTCGTACAAGTCTATCGTTCCAGGGGAGCTTGAGTATCGCGTTTGGAATATGAAAGCAATGTATAGTAATGAGATGATGGTAATTTTTGCTAGTGTAGAATTACCTAAAGGAATGAAAGAGTTGAATCAAGTATGGCAAGTTGGAAGTTTAGTGTTAAATGGGACATTTCCAGGAATTCATGATTTtcaaattgaaaatttgaattcaaaagGAAAACTTGAtttgatgaaaggaaaaaatgtTAATAATGCTCTTGAGGATACTATGGTCAAGAATAGAAAT ATTCATGGAATTTTAAATGTTGTGAGTTGGGGAATTTTATTTCCAATTGGAATTATGATTGCAAGGTATCTAAGAACATTTGTGGATCCAATATGGTTTTATGTTCATGTGACTTGTCAAATATCATCTTATATTATTGGAGTTTCTGGTTGGGCCACTGGTCTAAAACTTGGAAGCCAATCCAAAGGAATTATTTACAGTTCTCATAGAGATTTTGGTATTGCCTTGTTTTGTCTTGCAACTCTACAG GTGTTTGCAATATTTCTGAGGCCAAAGAAGGAACACAAATACAGATTTTATTGGAATATGTATCATCATGGAGTTGGATATGGTGTACTTGTTCTAGGTATCATTAATGTATTTAAAGGTCTTGAAATTTTACAACCAGAAAGCAAATGGAAATTGGCTTATATTATTTTCCTATCAATTATTGGAGGAATTGCTTTTATTTTAGAAGCAATTACTTGGATAATTGTTCTTAAAAAGAAGCCTAGAAAATCAAACAAACTTCATGATGGACAAAATGGAAGACAACAACCTCTCACTTCTTGA
- the LOC107029288 gene encoding ras-related protein RABA5c-like, which translates to MDSSDDDVEEYLFKIVIIGDSAVGKSNLLSRYARDEFNLHSKATIGVEFQTQVLEINGKEVKAQIWDTAGQERFRAVTSAYYRGAFGALLVYDISRRSTFESVTRWLDELNTHCDTTVAKMLVGNKCDLDNIRDVSIEEGAKLAEAEGLFFMETSALDSTNVNKAFEIVIREIYSNVSRKVLNSDSYKAELSINRVNLVKDDGEGSKRSWSSCCSR; encoded by the exons ATGGATTCATCAGATGATGATGTTGAAGAGTACCTTTTCAAGATTGTAATAATAGGGGATTCAGCAGTTGGGAAATCAAATTTGTTGTCAAGATATGCAAGGGATGAGTTTAATTTGCATTCTAAAGCTACTATTGGAGTTGAATTTCAGACCCAAGTTCTTGAAATTAATGGGAAAGAAGTTAAAGCTCAGATTTGGGATACTGCTGGACAAGAAAGGTTTAGAGCTGTTACTTCTGCTTATTATCGTGGTGCTTTTGGTGCACTCCTTGTGTATGATATAAGTCGGAggagtacttttgaaagtgttaCTAGATGGCTTGATGAGCTCAATA CCCATTGTGATACAACAGTCGCGAAGATGCTGGTAGGAAACAAATGTGATTTGGACAACATTAGAGACGTTAGTATTGAAGAAGGCGCGAAGCTTGCAGAAGCAGAAGGATTGTTCTTCATGGAGACATCCGCGTTGGATTCTACAAACGTTAATAAGGCTTTCGAAATTGTTATCCGTGAAATCTATAGCAATGTCAGTCGAAAGGTCTTGAATTCGGATTCCTACAAGGCAGAGTTATCTATTAACAGGGTAAACCTTGTAAAAGACGACGGAGAAGGATCGAAACGATCTTGGAGCAGTTGTTGCTCAAGATGA
- the LOC107031297 gene encoding uncharacterized protein LOC107031297, with amino-acid sequence MSVAAMGIVSGGIGYLSQLFTSDIAASTHQFYCFSVNSSPLHMNFSRSGCLVKRGSLLSPRVSVSTTGNAKIDGVDDQLSLSPDEIKPARKSADWKAARTYSERGLIFEGKVEGFNGGGLLIRFYSLVGFLPFPQMSPYHSCKEPQKTIQEIARDLTGSVLSVKVIQADEDRRRLIFSEKEASWLKFSNKINVGDTYQAKVGSVEDYGAFVHLRFPDGSYHLTGLVHVSEVSWDLVHDVRDILTEGDDVRVKIINIDREKSRITLSIKQLEEDPLLETLDKVIHKDASVHTNSLDSNGSSVIEPLPGLETIIEELMQEDGIYDILISRQGFEKRVVSQDLQLWLSNAPATGDQFTLLARAGRQVQEIQLTTSLDQEGIKRALQRVLERVP; translated from the exons ATGTCTGTTGCAGCAATGGGCATAGTTTCAGGAGGCATTGGGTATCTTTCACAGTTGTTTACAAGTGATATAGCTGCTTCTACTCATcagttttattgtttttcagtGAATTCAAGCCCATTGCATATGAATTTTTCTAGGAGTGGTTGTTTGGTGAAAAGGGGTTCTTTGTTAAGCCCTAGAGTTTCAGTTTCTACTACTGGTAATGCTAAGATTGATGGAGTTGATGATCAGTTATCTTTGTCACCTGATGAGATCAAACCAGCTCGG AAGTCTGCTGATTGGAAAGCAGCAAGGACATACAGTGAGAGGGGACTGATATTTGAGGGCAAGGTTGAAGGCTTCAATGGTGGTGGTTTGCTGATTCGATTTTATTCTCTCGTGGGTTTTCTGCCCTTCCCACAGATGAGCCCTTATCACTCTTGTAAAG AACCACAAAAGACTATTCAAGAGATTGCGAGGGACTTGACCGGTTCTGTCCTCTCTGTGAAG GTAATCCAAGCTGATGAGGACAGACGAAGATTGATATTCTCTGAGAAGGAAGCTAGCTGGTTGAAgttttctaataaaataaatgtaggTGATACTTATCAAGCAAAGGTCGGTTCAGTTGAGGATTATGGTGCTTTTGTTCATCTACGCTTCCCAGATG GATCTTATCACCTCACTGGGCTTGTCCATGTCTCAGAAGTGTCTTGGGATTTAGTTCATGATGTCAGAGACATCCTCACAGAAGGAGACGATGTGAgggttaaaatcataaatattgacAG GGAAAAATCTAGGATTACCTTGTCAATTAAACAATTGGAGGAAGATCCTCTGCTGGAAACTCTGGATAAAGTAATTCATAAG GATGCATCCGTCCATACGAATTCCTTGGATTCGAATGGCAGCTCGGTTATTGAGCCTCTTCCCGGGCTTGAAACAATAATTGAGGAATTAATGCAAGAAGACGG CATATACGATATTCTAATCAGTCGACAAGGATTTGAGAAACGAGTTGTTTCACAGGACTTACAGCTTTGGTTGTCGAAT GCACCAGCTACTGGGGATCAGTTTACTCTACTTGCTCGGGCTGGAAGACAG GTGCAAGAAATACAACTGACAACATCACTTGATCAAGAAGGAATAAAAAGGGCTCTGCAACGAGTCCTAGAACGTGTACCATGA
- the LOC107031295 gene encoding transcription termination factor MTERF15, mitochondrial, with protein MTSRSIKIFFMSFSNPSTLIPNPSLRCFCTNTTTVKRKSQVQYPLQFQEKSPQRNLIAVSSLLKKYGFPALELTNFLEKNRRLLNLDPAKIENSLKILLSLKPSQEFLVSMISSCPRVLEYDAIKKWEGGMRGFEEGSNLSSLAIRNILEVSMKFELDYDCVLGSLKCLKDLGVSDITLNKVLETHPMVITMSADKVRDCFEFVVDAFGIDNVEFDRILRVYPAVLVYGFQNKFKRLLDEFRALGFNMEVVKKQLLRDPRILAFEFGELSRCLELLKSLKCREAIKKDIFHDGAFKAGYEVKLRVDCLRNHGITLRDAYSVLWKEPRVILYSLDDVEKKIEFLLHVMKFDIQCVVEVPEYLGVNFDKHILPRFKVIDHLRSIGGLGDEVGLRELIKPSRMKFYNLYVKPYPECESMYGRFSRDTEARSQHPVGMWKLFIPQNNPKSRVDIMNIKSYMDSLA; from the coding sequence ATGACCAGTAGGAGtatcaaaatcttttttatgtcattttctaATCCCTCTACTCTAATTCCAAATCCAAGTCTCCGCTGTTTTTGCACTAACACAACAACTGTAAAAAGAAAATCTCAAGTTCAATATCCTCTACAATTCCAAGAAAAATCTCCCCAAAGAAATCTCATTGCAGTGTCATctcttctaaaaaaatatggTTTTCCAGCTCTAGAACTTACTAATTTTCTCGAGAAGAATCGTCGTTTACTAAATCTAGACCCCGCCAAAATTGAAAATTCTCTTAAGATTCTATTATCCTTGAAACCATCTCAAGAATTCCTTGTATCCATGATAAGTAGTTGTCCCAGGGTTCTAGAATATGATGCTATAAAGAAATGGGAAGGAGGCATGCGAGGATTCGAAGAAGGGTCCAATTTATCCTCCTTGGCTATTCGGAATATTCTGGAGGTCTCAATGAAGTTTGAACTAGATTATGATTGTGTTTTGGGGTCTTTGAAATGTCTGAAGGATTTAGGGGTTAGTGATATTACTCTAAATAAGGTTTTGGAGACGCATCCCATGGTAATTACGATGTCTGCAGACAAGGTTCGTGACTGTTTTGAATTCGTCGTTGATGCCTTTGGGATTGATAATGTTGAATTCGATCGCATTCTCCGTGTCTATCCGGCTGTTTTGGTCTATGGATTTCAAAATAAGTTTAAACGATTGCTTGATGAATTTAGAGCTCTGGGTTTTAACATGGAGGTGGTTAAGAAACAGCTTCTGAGAGATCCTAGAATTCTTGCATTTGAATTTGGGGAGTTATCCCGGTGTTTGGAGCTACTTAAGAGTTTGAAATGTAGGGAAGCTATTAAGAAGGATATTTTTCATGATGGGGCTTTTAAGGCTGGGTATGAGGTGAAATTAAGGGTTGATTGCTTGCGCAATCACGGGATAACCTTAAGGGATGCTTATTCTGTGTTATGGAAAGAGCCGAGAGTGATACTTTATAGCTTAGATGATGTTGAGAAGAAGATTGAGTTTTTGTTGCACGTGATGAAATTTGATATTCAGTGTGTTGTTGAAGTTCCTGAGTACCTTGGGGTGAATTTCGATAAACATATTCTACCAAGATTCAAGGTAATTGACCATTTAAGATCAATAGGAGGACTTGGTGATGAAGTGGGGTTGAGAGAGTTGATTAAACCTAGTagaatgaaattttataatCTATATGTAAAGCCTTATCCAGAGTGTGAATCAATGTATGGAAGATTTTCAAGAGACACTGAAGCGAGAAGTCAACATCCAGTGGGGATGTGGAAGCTTTTCATACCACAAAATAACCCAAAGTCCAGAGTAGATATTATGAACATCAAGTCGTATATGGATTCGCTGGCTTGA
- the LOC107030710 gene encoding dCTP pyrophosphatase 1-like: protein MKGKTENEEEGAKGIVTLEELKKKMADFAKEREWDQFHTPRNLLLAMVGEVGELSEIFQWKGEVPRGLPDWAEKEKQHLGEELSDVLLYLVRLSDICGIDLGNAILRKLELNAIKYPVSLCKGSSKKLTLLSKSTTTTTTSSSENGVINDGE from the exons atgaagggAAAAAcagagaatgaagaagaaggagCAAAAGGGATTGTGACTCTTGAAGAGCTGAAGAAAAAAATGGCTGATTTTGCTAAAGAAAGAGAGTGGGATCAGTTTCATACACCAAGAAATCTCCTTTTAGCTATG GTGGGTGAAGTGGGAGAATTGTCTGAAATATTTCAGTGGAAAGGTGAGGTCCCAAGAGGTCTACCAGATTGGGCAGAAAAAGAGAAGCAGCATTTAGGTGAAGAGCTATCAGATGTATTGCTTTATCTTGTCAGGCTTTCAGATATTTGTGGCATTGATCTAGGTAATGCTATACTCAGAAAACTGGAGCTTAATGCCATTAAATACCCTGTTAGTCTTTGCAAAGGTTCATCAAAAAAGCTTACTCTTTTGAGCAAAAGTacaaccaccaccaccacctcaAGCAGTGAAAATGGTGTGATTAATGATGGTGAATGA
- the LOC107031338 gene encoding auxin-induced protein PCNT115-like isoform X2 has translation MAKEGKNVGRIKLGSEGLEVSVQGLGCMGMSAYYGSPKPEPDMIQLIHHAVNSGVTFLDTSNSYGPHTNEILLGKALKGGMRERVELATKFGIHFADGKREVRGEPEYVRAACEASLKRLDVDCIDLYYQHRIDTRVPIEVTVGELKKLVEEGKIKYIGLSEASASTIRRAHAVHPITAVQLEWSIWSRDVEEEIIPTCRELGIGIVAYSPLGRGFLSAGPKLVEDLTNEDFRKHLPRFQGENLEHNKKLYERICEMATKKGCTPSQLALAWVHHQGNDVCPIPGTTKIENFNQNIGALSIKLTSEDMAELESIASANAVQGDRYGSAAATYKDSETPPISAWKAT, from the exons ATGGCGAAAGAGGGAAAAAATGTGGGAAGAATCAAATTAGGTTCAGAAGGACTTGAAGTATCTGTTCAAGGACTTGGTTGTATGGGTATGTCCGCTTATTACGGGTCGCCCAAACCCGAACCCGATATGATCCAACTCATTCACCATGCCGTTAACTCTGGCGTTACATTTCTCGATACTTCCAACAGTTATGGTCCACACACTAACGAAATCCTCCTTGGCAAG GCTTTGAAGGGAGGAATGAGGGAACGAGTCGAGTTAGCAACAAAATTTGGTATACATTTTGCAGATGGAAAGAGAGAAGTACGTGGAGAGCCAGAATATGTAAGGGCAGCATGCGAGGCTAGCTTAAAGCGACTTGATGTTGATTGCATAGACTTGTACTACCAGCACCGGATTGATACACGCGTGCCCATTGAAGTAACG GTTGGAGAACTTAAGAAGCTGGTTGAAGagggcaaaataaaatatataggtCTATCAGAGGCTTCAGCATCAACAATTAGAAGAGCACACGCTGTTCATCCAATAACAGCAGTACAATTAGAATGGTCAATATGGTCGAGAGATGTAGAGGAAGAAATAATCCCTACTTGCAg AGAACTCGGAATTGGGATTGTAGCATACAGTCCACTAGGCCGGGGCTTTTTGTCAGCCGGTCCAAAGCTGGTTGAGGACTTGACAAATGAAGATTTCCGAAAG CATCTACCGAGGTTTCAGGGCGAGAATCTTGAGCATAACAAAAAATTGTACGAGAGGATTTGTGAAATGGCAACTAAGAAGGGATGCACCCCGTCTCAACTGGCGTTGGCGTGGGTACATCACCAAGGAAACGACGTGTGTCCCATCCCGGGCACCACTAAGATTGAAAATTTCAATCAGAACATTGGAGCTCTGTCCATAAAGCTAACATCAGAAGACATGGCAGAGCTTGAATCTATTGCTTCAGCTAATGCAGTGCAGGGTGATAGGTACGGTTCGGCTGCAGCAACCTACAAAGATTCAGAAACTCCTCCTATTTCAGCATGGAAGGCTACATAA
- the LOC107031338 gene encoding auxin-induced protein PCNT115-like isoform X1, with protein MAKGGKNVKRIKLGSEGLEVSVQGLGCLGMSDFYGPPKPEPDMIELIHHAINSGITFFDTSNSYGPYTNEILLGKALKGGMRERVELATKFGIHFADGKREVRGEPEYVRAACEASLKRLDVDCIDLYYQHRIDTRVPIEVTVGELKKLVEEGKIKYIGLSEASASTIRRAHAVHPITAVQLEWSIWSRDVEEEIIPTCRELGIGIVAYSPLGRGFLSAGPKLVEDLTNEDFRKHLPRFQGENLEHNKKLYERICEMATKKGCTPSQLALAWVHHQGNDVCPIPGTTKIENFNQNIGALSIKLTSEDMAELESIASANAVQGDRYGSAAATYKDSETPPISAWKAT; from the exons ATGGCGAAAGGGGGAAAGAATGTGAAAAGAATCAAATTGGGTTCAGAGGGACTTGAAGTATCTGTTCAAGGACTTGGTTGTCTGGGTATGTCCGATTTCTACGGTCCGCCCAAACCCGAACCCGATATGATTGAACTAATACACCATGCCATTAACTCCGGCATAACATTTTTCGATACTTCAAATAGTTATGGGCCTTACACTAATGAAATCCTCCTTGGCAAG GCTTTGAAGGGAGGAATGAGGGAACGAGTCGAGTTAGCAACAAAATTTGGTATACATTTTGCAGATGGAAAGAGAGAAGTACGTGGAGAGCCAGAATATGTAAGGGCAGCATGCGAGGCTAGCTTAAAGCGACTTGATGTTGATTGCATAGACTTGTACTACCAGCACCGGATTGATACACGCGTGCCCATTGAAGTAACG GTTGGAGAACTTAAGAAGCTGGTTGAAGagggcaaaataaaatatataggtCTATCAGAGGCTTCAGCATCAACAATTAGAAGAGCACACGCTGTTCATCCAATAACAGCAGTACAATTAGAATGGTCAATATGGTCGAGAGATGTAGAGGAAGAAATAATCCCTACTTGCAg AGAACTCGGAATTGGGATTGTAGCATACAGTCCACTAGGCCGGGGCTTTTTGTCAGCCGGTCCAAAGCTGGTTGAGGACTTGACAAATGAAGATTTCCGAAAG CATCTACCGAGGTTTCAGGGCGAGAATCTTGAGCATAACAAAAAATTGTACGAGAGGATTTGTGAAATGGCAACTAAGAAGGGATGCACCCCGTCTCAACTGGCGTTGGCGTGGGTACATCACCAAGGAAACGACGTGTGTCCCATCCCGGGCACCACTAAGATTGAAAATTTCAATCAGAACATTGGAGCTCTGTCCATAAAGCTAACATCAGAAGACATGGCAGAGCTTGAATCTATTGCTTCAGCTAATGCAGTGCAGGGTGATAGGTACGGTTCGGCTGCAGCAACCTACAAAGATTCAGAAACTCCTCCTATTTCAGCATGGAAGGCTACATAA
- the LOC107031337 gene encoding auxin-induced protein PCNT115-like isoform X2: protein MAAEGTKVGRIKLGSEGLEVSAQGLGCMGMSAFYGPPKPDSDMVQLIHHAIKSGVTFLDTSDVYGPHTNEILLGKALKGGMRERVELATKFAVSFADGKMQVRGEPAYVRAACEASLKRLDVDCIDLYYQHRIDTRVPIEVTVGELKKLVEEGKIKYIGLSEASASTIRRAHAVHPITAVQLEWSLWSRDVEEDIVPTCRELGIGIVAYSPLGRGFLSSGPKLLEDCSNEDFRKYLPRFQGENLEHNKKLYERICQIAAKKGCTPSQLALAWVHHQGNDVCPIPGTTKIENFNQNIGALSIKLTSEDLTELESIASANAVQGDSRRA, encoded by the exons ATGGCGGCAGAGGGAACAAAAGTGGGAAGAATCAAATTGGGTTCAGAGGGTCTTGAAGTATCTGCTCAAGGACTTGGTTGTATGGGTATGTCCGCTTTTTACGGGCCTCCCAAACCCGATTCCGATATGGTCCAACTCATCCACCACGCCATTAAATCCGGCGTCACATTTCTCGATACTTCCGATGTATATGGGCCCCACACTAATGAAATCCTCCTCGGCAAG GCTCTGAAGGGCGGGATGAGGGAACGAGTTGAGTTAGCAACAAAATTTGCTGTAAGTTTTGCAGATGGAAAAATGCAAGTGCGCGGAGAGCCAGCCTATGTAAGGGCAGCATGCGAGGCTAGCTTAAAGCGACTTGATGTTGACTGCATAGACTTGTACTACCAGCACCGGATTGATACACGCGTGCCCATTGAAGTGACG GTTGGAGAACTTAAGAAGTTGGTTGAAGAgggtaaaattaaatatataggTCTATCGGAGGCTTCAGCATCAACAATTAGAAGAGCACATGCAGTTCATCCAATAACAGCGGTTCAATTAGAATGGTCTCTATGGTCGAGAGATGTAGAGGAAGACATAGTCCCTACTTGCAG AGAACTTGGAATCGGGATTGTAGCATACAGTCCACTAGGGCGTGGCTTTTTATCATCCGGTCCAAAGCTGCTTGAGGACTGCTCAAATGAAGATTTCCGAAAG TATCTACCGAGGTTCCAGGGCGAGAATCTTGAGCATAACAAAAAACTGTATGAGAGGATTTGTCAAATTGCAGCCAAGAAGGGATGCACCCCGTCTCAACTTGCATTGGCCTGGGTACATCACCAAGGAAACGACGTGTGTCCCATTCCTGGCACCACTAAGATTGAAAACTTCAACCAGAACATTGGAGCTCTGTCCATAAAGCTTACTTCTGAAGACCTGACAGAGCTTGAATCTATTGCTTCAGCTAATGCAGTCCAGGGTGATAG CCGCCGCGCATAA
- the LOC107031337 gene encoding auxin-induced protein PCNT115-like isoform X1 produces the protein MAAEGTKVGRIKLGSEGLEVSAQGLGCMGMSAFYGPPKPDSDMVQLIHHAIKSGVTFLDTSDVYGPHTNEILLGKALKGGMRERVELATKFAVSFADGKMQVRGEPAYVRAACEASLKRLDVDCIDLYYQHRIDTRVPIEVTVGELKKLVEEGKIKYIGLSEASASTIRRAHAVHPITAVQLEWSLWSRDVEEDIVPTCRELGIGIVAYSPLGRGFLSSGPKLLEDCSNEDFRKYLPRFQGENLEHNKKLYERICQIAAKKGCTPSQLALAWVHHQGNDVCPIPGTTKIENFNQNIGALSIKLTSEDLTELESIASANAVQGDRYGSAAATYKDSETPPLSAWKAT, from the exons ATGGCGGCAGAGGGAACAAAAGTGGGAAGAATCAAATTGGGTTCAGAGGGTCTTGAAGTATCTGCTCAAGGACTTGGTTGTATGGGTATGTCCGCTTTTTACGGGCCTCCCAAACCCGATTCCGATATGGTCCAACTCATCCACCACGCCATTAAATCCGGCGTCACATTTCTCGATACTTCCGATGTATATGGGCCCCACACTAATGAAATCCTCCTCGGCAAG GCTCTGAAGGGCGGGATGAGGGAACGAGTTGAGTTAGCAACAAAATTTGCTGTAAGTTTTGCAGATGGAAAAATGCAAGTGCGCGGAGAGCCAGCCTATGTAAGGGCAGCATGCGAGGCTAGCTTAAAGCGACTTGATGTTGACTGCATAGACTTGTACTACCAGCACCGGATTGATACACGCGTGCCCATTGAAGTGACG GTTGGAGAACTTAAGAAGTTGGTTGAAGAgggtaaaattaaatatataggTCTATCGGAGGCTTCAGCATCAACAATTAGAAGAGCACATGCAGTTCATCCAATAACAGCGGTTCAATTAGAATGGTCTCTATGGTCGAGAGATGTAGAGGAAGACATAGTCCCTACTTGCAG AGAACTTGGAATCGGGATTGTAGCATACAGTCCACTAGGGCGTGGCTTTTTATCATCCGGTCCAAAGCTGCTTGAGGACTGCTCAAATGAAGATTTCCGAAAG TATCTACCGAGGTTCCAGGGCGAGAATCTTGAGCATAACAAAAAACTGTATGAGAGGATTTGTCAAATTGCAGCCAAGAAGGGATGCACCCCGTCTCAACTTGCATTGGCCTGGGTACATCACCAAGGAAACGACGTGTGTCCCATTCCTGGCACCACTAAGATTGAAAACTTCAACCAGAACATTGGAGCTCTGTCCATAAAGCTTACTTCTGAAGACCTGACAGAGCTTGAATCTATTGCTTCAGCTAATGCAGTCCAGGGTGATAGGTACGGTTCGGCTGCGGCAACCTACAAAGATTCAGAAACTCCACCCCTTTCAGCATGGAAGGCTACATAA
- the LOC107031336 gene encoding auxin-induced protein PCNT115: MATEGTKVGRMKLGSEGLQVSAQGLGCMGMSAFYGPPKPEPDMIELIHHAINSGVTLLDTSDVYGPYTNEILIGKALKGGMRERVVLATKFGIVLGDEKKAEGKREVHGNPAYVRSACEASLKRLDVDCIDLYYQHRIDTRVPIEVTVGELKKLVEEGKIKYIGLSEASASTIRRAHAVHPITAVQLEWSLWSRDVEEEIIPTCRELGIGIVAYSPLGRGFLSSGPKLLEDLSNEDYRKHLPRFQAENLEHNKKLYERICDMAAKKGCTPSQLALAWVHHQGNDVCPIPGTTKIENFNQNIGALSVKLTSEDMADLESIASANAVQGDRYIPGMSTFKNSETPPLSAWKAT; this comes from the exons ATGGCGACGGAAGGAACAAAAGTGGGAAGAATGAAATTGGGTTCAGAGGGGCTTCAAGTATCTGCTCAAGGACTTGGTTGTATGGGTATGTCCGCTTTTTACGGGCCGCCCAAACCCGAACCCGATATGATCGAACTAATCCACCACGCCATTAACTCCGGCGTCACTCTTCTCGATACCTCCGATGTATATGGGCCTTACACCAATGAAATCCTCATTGGTAAA GCTTTGAAGGGAGGGATGAGAGAACGGGTTGTATTAGCAACAAAGTTTGGTATTGTTTTAGGAGATGAAAAGAAAGCAGAAGGAAAGAGAGAAGTGCATGGAAATCCAGCCTATGTAAGGTCAGCGTGCGAGGCTAGTTTAAAGCGACTTGATGTTGACTGTATAGACTTGTACTATCAGCACCGAATTGATACACGTGTGCCCATTGAAGTCACG GTTGGAGAACTTAAGAAGCTGGTCGAAGaaggtaaaataaaatatataggtCTATCCGAGGCTTCAGCATCAACAATTAGAAGAGCACATGCTGTTCATCCAATAACAGCAGTACAATTAGAATGGTCTCTATGGTCGAGAGATGTAGAGGAAGAAATAATCCCTACTTGCAG AGAACTCGGAATTGGGATTGTGGCATACAGTCCACTAGGACGGGGCTTTTTGTCTTCCGGTCCAAAGCTGCTTGAGGATTTGTCAAATGAAGACTACCGAAAG CATCTGCCAAGGTTCCAGGCCGAGAATCTTGAGCATAACAAAAAGCTGTATGAGCGAATTTGTGATATGGCAGCTAAGAAGGGATGCACTCCTTCTCAACTAGCGTTGGCTTGGGTACATCACCAAGGAAACGACGTGTGTCCCATCCCTGGCACCACTAAGATTGAAAACTTCAACCAGAACATTGGAGCTCTGTCTGTAAAGTTAACATCAGAAGACATGGCAGATCTTGAATCCATTGCCTCAGCTAACGCAGTCCAGGGTGATCGATATATACCTGGTATGAGTACTTTCAAAAATTCAGAAACGCCGCCCCTTTCAGCATGGAAGGCTACATGA